The proteins below come from a single Erysipelothrix piscisicarius genomic window:
- the uvrC gene encoding excinuclease ABC subunit UvrC → MTHTTIEEKLKRLPMEPGCYLMKNKNGEIIYVGKAKKLKNRVSSYFTGAHDHKTTRMVRQIADFEFIITSTEKESLILEINLIKEHRPQFNIIFMDDKSYPYLKVPREGKPEVLVARDRKQSKQFHYFGPYPDATAARDMARLLNDSVPTGDTLLPNTLAIYSAFNRTGKRYSKEELDVWRQNVMSILNGNIKTFKEELERKMLEASESLNFELAQVYKEKLHALDYIGDKQQVQFSLNERFDLFHYAYYQGYIAIVGLFVRGGRLLERSMAVEACMEEPLDAFVSFIAQFYENQPLPKTIYVPNVVDAEELGDVLEAEVKIPIRGKKKTLLEITQKNAQQQLDDQFSLLRERQQFKDEALKDLSDALGMETLIHRIEVFDNSHISGSFAVSACVVYDDGEPNKNLYRRYKLHQGNDDVASMKEVLYRRYFRLLREEKPMPDLVLVDGGKPQLNAPLEVLRDLELNLRVCSLVKDDRHRTHALMREDGSMISINKTSSLFNFLMQMQDEVHRFVITYHRNLRKKAMTRSILDEVSGLGKVRQKELYKKFGSLKNIRAASLETLKTVLPEDVAIDLYDILHIDWNDYHEKN, encoded by the coding sequence ATGACCCATACAACAATTGAAGAAAAACTGAAACGACTACCGATGGAGCCGGGTTGTTATCTTATGAAAAATAAAAATGGGGAAATCATCTATGTGGGAAAAGCGAAAAAATTAAAAAATCGCGTAAGCTCCTACTTTACAGGTGCCCATGATCATAAGACAACGCGCATGGTACGTCAGATTGCTGATTTTGAATTTATCATAACCAGTACGGAGAAAGAGTCCTTAATTCTAGAGATTAATTTAATTAAAGAACACCGTCCTCAATTCAATATTATCTTTATGGATGATAAATCATATCCATATCTTAAAGTACCACGTGAGGGGAAACCCGAGGTTTTGGTCGCTCGCGATCGAAAGCAATCAAAGCAATTTCATTACTTTGGACCGTATCCAGATGCTACTGCAGCCCGTGATATGGCGCGGCTTCTAAACGATTCTGTGCCTACAGGAGATACCTTATTACCCAACACATTAGCCATTTACAGTGCATTTAATCGAACGGGAAAACGTTATTCAAAAGAAGAATTAGATGTTTGGCGTCAAAATGTTATGAGTATTTTGAATGGCAATATAAAAACCTTTAAAGAAGAATTAGAGCGAAAAATGCTAGAGGCGAGTGAATCTTTAAATTTTGAGTTGGCTCAAGTCTATAAAGAAAAATTGCACGCTCTAGATTATATTGGTGATAAACAACAAGTTCAGTTTTCTTTAAACGAACGATTTGATTTGTTCCACTACGCCTACTATCAAGGTTACATTGCAATTGTCGGATTGTTTGTTCGTGGGGGTCGTTTATTAGAGCGCAGTATGGCGGTTGAAGCATGCATGGAGGAGCCCCTCGATGCGTTTGTCTCTTTTATTGCGCAATTCTATGAAAATCAACCGTTACCGAAAACAATTTATGTTCCAAACGTTGTCGATGCGGAAGAGTTGGGGGATGTTTTAGAGGCTGAAGTCAAAATTCCGATTCGAGGTAAGAAGAAAACCTTGTTGGAGATTACCCAAAAAAATGCACAACAACAGCTCGATGATCAATTCTCATTACTTCGTGAACGTCAACAATTCAAAGATGAAGCGTTGAAGGATTTAAGTGATGCTTTAGGTATGGAGACTTTGATTCATCGTATTGAAGTTTTTGATAACTCACATATTTCGGGTTCATTCGCAGTATCAGCGTGTGTTGTTTATGATGATGGGGAGCCAAATAAAAACTTATATCGACGGTATAAGTTGCATCAAGGTAATGATGACGTTGCATCCATGAAGGAAGTTTTGTATCGACGTTATTTCCGTTTGTTACGTGAAGAGAAGCCAATGCCAGATTTAGTGTTGGTTGATGGTGGTAAACCACAACTTAATGCGCCTTTGGAGGTTTTAAGGGATCTCGAATTGAATTTAAGGGTGTGTTCTCTTGTTAAAGATGATCGTCACCGTACACATGCTTTAATGCGTGAAGATGGCAGCATGATTTCAATCAATAAAACCAGCTCCCTTTTTAATTTCCTTATGCAAATGCAAGATGAGGTGCACCGCTTTGTGATTACATATCATCGTAACCTAAGGAAAAAAGCAATGACTCGATCAATTCTTGATGAAGTAAGTGGATTAGGGAAGGTTCGACAAAAAGAACTATATAAGAAATTTGGATCACTTAAAAATATTCGTGCAGCATCTTTAGAAACTTTGAAGACGGTTTTACCGGAGGATGTTGCGATTGATTTGTATGATATACTACATATAGATTGGAATGATTATCATGAAAAAAATTAG
- the murI gene encoding glutamate racemase, giving the protein MKKISTLGIFDSGLGGYSVYQYLKQNLDPVSLVLYADQKHAPYGNQSDDAIIGYTINAMQWFHDREILDVVIACNTVSAVALTTVRKHFPDMNLIGIIELTVGQIDLTDDVCVGIVSTLATFNAHAYRNLIHEKGSGSVKELALPELVNIIEGLNQNLDLETYLRNELTPILEATDLILGCTHFPLVEDVFRKIYKGNIHDSKRPIREFIEMNYSFNSSVCQTYTTGDAHKMERQIERLFKSIEKVETI; this is encoded by the coding sequence ATGAAAAAAATTAGTACATTGGGAATTTTTGATTCGGGACTGGGTGGCTACAGTGTCTATCAATACTTAAAACAAAATCTTGATCCAGTCTCTTTGGTGCTCTATGCAGATCAAAAGCATGCACCTTATGGGAATCAATCGGATGATGCAATCATTGGGTATACCATCAATGCAATGCAATGGTTCCATGATCGAGAGATCTTAGATGTCGTCATTGCATGCAATACGGTTTCGGCGGTTGCTCTGACAACCGTACGTAAACATTTTCCCGATATGAATCTTATTGGTATCATTGAACTTACCGTTGGTCAAATTGATTTGACAGATGATGTTTGTGTGGGAATTGTATCGACACTTGCCACATTTAATGCCCATGCATATCGTAATTTGATTCATGAAAAAGGATCAGGATCGGTTAAAGAACTTGCGCTCCCTGAATTGGTTAATATTATTGAAGGTCTAAATCAAAATTTAGATTTAGAAACATACCTTCGGAATGAATTAACGCCAATTCTTGAGGCAACCGATTTGATTCTTGGATGTACGCATTTTCCACTAGTAGAAGATGTCTTTAGAAAAATATATAAGGGAAATATTCATGATTCCAAACGACCGATTCGTGAATTTATTGAAATGAATTATTCGTTTAACTCATCAGTGTGTCAAACCTATACAACGGGTGACGCCCATAAAATGGAACGTCAAATAGAACGTCTCTTTAAATCAATAGAAAAGGTGGAAACAATATGA
- a CDS encoding YfcE family phosphodiesterase, whose product MTEIIVCSDNHGKKKVLDAILQNYPHADAYIHCGDNELDLESMKPFHAVTGNNDTFYKYPESLVIEVKGTRIFVAHGHLMRYRHIEEDIIALAKEHRCTIACYGHTHVPVVKDVDGILLINPGSLYYNRDGSPTCFAKITITDDKVTVEELFERDL is encoded by the coding sequence ATGACAGAAATTATCGTTTGCAGTGATAACCATGGTAAGAAAAAAGTTCTCGATGCGATTTTACAGAATTATCCTCATGCAGATGCCTACATTCATTGTGGCGATAATGAACTTGATCTTGAATCCATGAAACCCTTCCATGCAGTGACCGGTAATAATGATACATTCTATAAGTACCCTGAATCGTTAGTTATTGAGGTTAAGGGAACCCGTATTTTTGTAGCGCACGGTCATTTAATGCGTTACCGTCATATCGAAGAGGATATTATTGCCTTGGCCAAGGAACACCGTTGTACCATTGCGTGTTACGGTCATACGCATGTTCCGGTTGTGAAAGATGTCGATGGGATACTGCTCATCAATCCCGGTTCACTCTATTATAATCGTGACGGATCGCCGACATGTTTCGCAAAAATCACGATTACAGATGATAAAGTGACCGTCGAAGAATTATTTGAAAGAGATTTATAA
- a CDS encoding G5 domain-containing protein translates to MKVEKKHIIGFFGLLVFCLGCGVEYFQGVSKKPVEQEPPKIIKKKPDQFKVSKFVKREKQDDVEIEEGDHFVENVRSEETPIPFDTIEKNDDGLNKGETVIEQEGQLGLKRTVYKELYKNNDLIDSTMEYTEVVYQPVDEITRVGIKEVVVNHEYINKEESLLMFQRVNQIRSEHQLEPLTWSESLFEYAGIRAVDLEQSFEHRRPDGSSWDSLNPQLIFAENLAKRAFSVDSAISGFMESPSHRANILDDFKSGACALYKASDGNWYWVQLFGY, encoded by the coding sequence ATGAAAGTAGAAAAGAAACACATTATTGGATTTTTTGGATTATTAGTTTTTTGCTTAGGTTGTGGTGTTGAATATTTTCAAGGTGTATCCAAGAAACCAGTGGAACAAGAGCCCCCAAAGATTATAAAAAAGAAGCCGGATCAATTTAAGGTTTCAAAGTTTGTAAAGCGTGAAAAACAAGATGATGTAGAGATTGAGGAAGGCGATCATTTTGTGGAGAATGTTCGTAGTGAAGAAACACCGATTCCCTTTGATACGATAGAAAAAAATGATGATGGACTTAATAAAGGCGAAACGGTAATTGAACAAGAGGGACAACTGGGTCTTAAGCGTACTGTTTACAAAGAACTCTATAAAAATAATGATTTAATTGACTCAACAATGGAATATACCGAAGTGGTTTACCAACCCGTAGATGAAATTACACGGGTTGGCATTAAAGAGGTTGTTGTGAATCATGAGTACATTAATAAAGAGGAATCGCTCTTAATGTTTCAACGTGTGAATCAGATTCGAAGTGAACATCAGTTAGAACCTTTAACGTGGTCGGAATCCTTATTTGAATACGCTGGGATTCGTGCAGTGGATTTAGAACAAAGTTTTGAACATCGACGACCCGATGGAAGCTCATGGGATAGTTTAAATCCACAGTTGATTTTTGCTGAAAACTTGGCAAAACGGGCATTTTCAGTTGATAGTGCCATCAGTGGATTTATGGAATCACCAAGTCATCGTGCAAACATTTTAGATGATTTTAAATCGGGTGCTTGTGCTCTTTATAAAGCATCTGATGGAAATTGGTATTGGGTGCAATTGTTTGGATATTGA
- a CDS encoding sugar-transfer associated ATP-grasp domain-containing protein: MGRIKYYFRRLKALDYKNMWRIAGIIHQETGKFRLVILLDMIGCSFIYQSGYFDYFEFEFYLLNRAERKTFITGGIANSIIVKYNQKEFRHKFADKSEFNKVFREYIGRDFVDLRESSDELIKAFLEGHDVVMAKVTDSLMGYGVERFVTSEIQDFDSFKKERMERRQFLIEEYFVQHEAMSSLYPESVNTLRMITFFDGKDVHVLEGVLKIGNGGHLDNFGAGGMYTVLDDGGKVLYPAFDKDAVAFDKHPITGTDIVGFQVPLYDEIVEMLDRAAREVPQIQYVGWDVAVGQKRPSLIEGNYNTGVFQMKPSLTGSKEGLLQKFRKVIDI, translated from the coding sequence ATGGGTCGTATAAAATATTATTTTAGAAGGTTAAAAGCATTGGATTATAAAAACATGTGGCGAATTGCAGGTATAATTCACCAGGAAACAGGAAAATTTAGACTTGTGATTCTTCTTGATATGATTGGTTGTTCGTTTATCTATCAATCGGGTTATTTTGATTATTTTGAGTTTGAGTTTTATTTATTGAATCGTGCTGAACGAAAAACGTTTATCACAGGGGGAATCGCAAACTCAATTATAGTAAAGTATAATCAAAAAGAGTTTAGACATAAATTTGCGGATAAGTCAGAATTTAATAAAGTGTTCCGAGAATATATCGGGCGTGATTTTGTGGACTTACGAGAATCATCTGATGAATTAATTAAGGCTTTTTTAGAGGGGCATGATGTTGTGATGGCTAAGGTTACTGATAGTTTGATGGGATATGGTGTCGAACGATTTGTAACTTCTGAAATTCAGGATTTTGACTCCTTTAAAAAAGAACGTATGGAACGCCGTCAATTTTTAATTGAAGAGTATTTTGTTCAGCATGAAGCCATGTCATCCCTTTATCCAGAAAGTGTTAATACACTTCGCATGATTACGTTCTTTGATGGTAAAGATGTTCATGTGTTGGAAGGGGTCTTGAAAATTGGAAATGGTGGACATTTGGACAATTTTGGTGCGGGTGGTATGTATACCGTTTTGGATGATGGTGGTAAGGTGCTGTATCCAGCATTTGATAAAGATGCCGTTGCCTTTGATAAACATCCAATTACCGGTACTGATATTGTTGGTTTCCAAGTGCCTCTTTACGACGAAATTGTTGAGATGCTAGATCGCGCAGCGCGTGAGGTTCCTCAGATTCAATATGTTGGCTGGGATGTTGCTGTGGGTCAAAAACGACCTTCACTCATTGAAGGAAATTACAATACCGGTGTATTCCAAATGAAACCAAGTTTAACGGGTTCAAAGGAAGGGCTGTTGCAAAAGTTCCGAAAAGTAATCGATATTTAA